GTCGAGATCGGCACGCGCAACATCAAGGTCGCGCTGCGGCGGCTGCGCCGCTTCGCGCGCGAAGGCGCGGCGGAAGAGCTCGACCTGCCCGGCACGATCCGCAGCACGGCCGCGAACGCGGGCTGGCTCGACCTGCGGATGGTGCCCGAGCGCCACAACAACGTGAAAGTGCTGATGCTGCTCGACGTCGGCGGCTCGATGGACGACCACATCAAGCGCACCGAAGAGCTGTTCTCGGCCGCGAAAGCCGAATTCAAGCATCTCGAATTCTTCTACTTCCACAATTGCGTGTACGACCACCTGTGGAAGAACAATCGCCGCCGCCACTCGGAGCGCACCGCGACGTGGGACGTGCTGCACAAGTTCACGCCCGACTACAAGCTGATCTTCGTCGGCGACGCGACGATGAGCCCGTACGAAGTGCTGCAGCCCGGCGGCTCGGTCGAATACAACAACCCGGAAGCCGGTGCCGTGTGGCTGCGCCGTCTCGCCGACCAGTTCCCCCATCATGCATGGCTGAACCCCGAGCCCGAACGGCTATGGGAGTACCGGCAGTCGGTCGCGGTGATCCGCGACCTGCTCGGCCATCGCATGTATCCGCTCACGCTGGCGGGCCTCGAAACCGCGATGCGCGCACTCAGCAAGTAACGCAACCCACTCGCAGATACAAAGGCCGCGTCCGAGCGGCCTCCCCCGGAGATAGCATGAACCCCTCGCCCACCGCGAGCGCCAGCCGCGCCGGCGGCCGCCGCTTTTTCGCCGATACGTCCGTGTCGGCGCTCGTCGCCGGCTTCGTCGCGATGATGACCGGCTACACGAGTTCGCTCGTGCTGATGTTCCAGGCCGGCCGCGCCGCCCACCTCACCGATGCGCAGATCTCGTCGTGGATCTGGGCGCTGTCGATCGGCATGGCGCTGACGACGATCGGCCTGTCGCTGCGCTTTCGCGCGCCCGTCGTCGTCGCGTGGTCGACACCCGGCGCCGCGCTGCTGATCGCGTCGCTGCCCGGTGTGCCCTACGCCGAGGCAATCGGCGCGTTCGTCGTGTGCGCGCTGCTGCTGACGGCCGTCGGCGTCAGCGGCCTGTTCGACACGCTCATGCGCAAGATTCCGGCCGGCATCGCCGCCGCGCTGCTCGCGGGCATCCTGTTCGAGATCGGCATCGAGATCTTCCGCGCCGCGCAGTTCCAGACCGCGCTCGTGCTCGCGATGTTCTTCACGTACCTGATCGTCAAGCGGCTCGCGCCGCGTTATGCGATCGTCACGACGCTGATCGTCGGCACGGCGGTGGCCGGCGGCCTCGGCCTGCTCGACTTCAGCCGCTTCCACATCGCGCTCGCGCAGCCCGTGTTCACGATGCCCGCGTTCTCGATCGCGTCGATCGTCAGCATCGGCATTCCGCTGTTCGTCGTCGCGATGGCGTCGCAGAACGTGCCGGGTATCGCGGTGCTGCGTGCGGACGGCTATCAGACGCCGTCGTCGCCGCTGATCGCGACGACCGGCCTCGCGTCGCTGCTGCTCGCGCCGTTCGGCTCGCACGGCGTGAACCTCGCGGCGATCACGGCCGCGATCTGCACGGGCCCCGAAGCGCACGAGGATCACGCAAAGCGCTACACGGCCGCCGTGTGGTGTGGCACGTTCTACCTGGTCGCGGGCATTTTCGGCGCGACGATCGCCGCGCTGTTCGCCGCGCTGCCGAAGGCGCTCGTGGTATCGGTCGCCGCGCTCGCGCTGTTCGGCTCGATCATGAGCGGGCTCGCGAACGCGATGCAGGACGTGAAACAGCGCGAAGCCGCGCTCGTCACGTTCATGGTCACCGCGTCGGGCCTCACGCTGCTGTCGATCGGCTCGGCGTTCTGGGGGCTCGTCGCGGGGATCGTCACGCAGGTGATCCTGAACGCGCGACGCCCCGCGTGACACGGCTCGCCGCCGCGTTTTAGCGTGTCTCGGGCACGCCAAAACGTGTCCGACACGAATCGGGCCTAAAATGATGGATCGGAAGCGGTGCCCGGCGCCGCTTCGCTTCGCCGCCGCGCTCGCGCGGCCCGTGAGAACCCGGCGCCCCGCGCCCTTCTTCCGAATCGCCATGACTACCGCACTCGACCAGCTGAAGCAGTACACGACCGTCGTCGCCGACACGGGCGACTTCCAGCAGCTTGCGCAATACAAGCCGCAGGACGCGACCACGAACCCGTCGCTGATCCTGAAGGCCGTCCAGAAGGATGCGTACAAGCCGATCCTCGAGAAAACCGTCCGCGATCATCGCAACGAAAGCACCGATTTCATCATCGACCGCCTGCTGATCGCGTTCGGCACCGAGATCCTGAAGCTGATCCCGGGCCGCGTGTCGACCGAAGTCGACGCACGCCTGTCGTTCGACACGCAACGCTCGATCGACAAGGGCCGCGAGCTCATCAAGCTGTACGAAGCCGCCGGCATCGGTCGCGAGCGCATCCTGATCAAGCTCGCGTCGACGTGGGAAGGCATCCGCGCGGCCGAGGTGCTGCAGAAGGAAGGGATCAAGTGCAACATGACCCTGCTTTTCTCGCTCGTTCAGGCCGCCGCATGCGCGGAAGCCGGTGCGCAACTGATCTCGCCGTTCGTCGGCCGCATCTACGACTGGTACAAGAAGCAGGCCGGCGCGGAGTGGAATGAAGAGAAGGACGGCGGCGCGAACGATCCGGGCGTGCAGTCGGTGCGCCGCATCTACACGTACTACAAGACGTTCGGCTACCACACCGAAGTGATGGGCGCGAGCTTCCGCACGACCAGCCAGATCACCGAACTCGCCGGCTGCGACCTGCTGACGATCAGTCCCGATTTGCTGCAGAAGCTGCAGGACAGCAACGAAACCGTCGCACGCAAGCTGTCGCCGGAATCGCTGCAGGACAAGCCGTCCGGGCGCGTGGCGATCGACGAAGCATCGTTCCGCTTCCAGCTGAACGACGAAGCGATGGCGACCGAAAAGCTCGCCGAAGGCATCCGCGTATTCGCCGCCGATGCGGTGAAGCTCGAGAAGCTGATCGACGCGCTGCGCTGAGTCGCAACGGGCGTCAGCGGCTGTCAGCAACACTGACAACAGCCGTCAGCAGCACGCCGCACACGGCCGCAAACATGATGTTCGCGGCCGTTTTTATTTTTCATTCCATCGTCAAGCGCGCGCACTACAATCCACGTCACGGGTACGCCGGCCGCCTCCCGATGTGCCCTTTCCCAGTCAATCTTGCACGACGCCGAACCCGCGCCGACACGCGGGCCCGGCCCATCACAGGAGACAACGATGCAAGTTCAACCGTACCTGACGTTCTACGGTCGTGCCGACGAAGCCCTTCAGTTCTACGAAAAGGCACTCGGTGCGAAGACGATGTTCAAGATGCACTTCAAGGATGCGCCGCCGAACCCCGACTACCCGATGACGCCGGAGATGGCCGACAAGGTGATGCACGCGAGCTTCACGATCGGCGACTCGATGATCATGTGCTCGGACGGCGACTGCAGCCAGCCGGCAGGCGCCGCGCATGCCGGCTATTCGCTGTCGCTGAACCCGGCGACGGTCGAGGAAGGCCAGAAGCTGTTCAATGCGCTCGCCGACGGCGGCGAAGTGACGATGCCGTTCGGCAAGACGTTCTGGGCGCTCGGCTTCGGGATGGCGAAGGATCGGTTCGGCGTGCATTGGATGGTCAACGTCGAAGATCTGTCGCAGCGCGAGGACCTCGCGCAACGCGCGCAGGGCTGATGCAAAAAAACGCCCGTCACCTTACGGTGGCGGGCGTTTTCGTTACCGCGCGTCGTCCGTCTCAGCCCTCGACGACGTCGAGATAATCCTCCGGCCGCGTGCGATCTTCCGCATGTGCCATCCCCATCACGCGCACCAGCACGCTCACGACCACCGACACCACCAGGTTGACGATCAGCGACCACACGGCCGCGTAGCCGGGAATCGCGAGACCGAACAGGTGGATCGTGAAGATCGATCCGGCCAGCTTCAGTGAAATCGCCATCCACGTGCCGCACACGATGCCGGCGGCCCAGCCGGCCAGCAGGCCGCGATGGTCGAGCACGCGCGTGTACAGGCCGAGCACGATCGCGGGCAGCGTCTGGATGATCCAGATCCCGCCGAGCAGCTGCAGCTGGATCGCATAGGTCAGCGGCAGCCCGAGGATGAACGCCACCGCGCCGACCTTCACGATCAGCGACACGAGCTTCGCGACGTGCGTCTCCTGCTCGTGCGACATGTTGCGGTTCACGAACTCGCGGTGGATGTTGCGCGTGTACAGGTTCGCGGCCGCGATCGACATGATGGCCGCCGGCACCAGCGCACCGATGCCGATCGCCGCGAACGCGACGCCGACGAACCACGACGGGAAGTACTCGAGGAACAGCGCGGGCACCGCGAAGTTCGGGCCGAACGCCTTGAAGTACGGCGCGTACTGCGGCATGTCCTTCACGCCCGACGCGAGCGCCATGTAGCCGAGCAGCGCAAGCAGGCCGAGCACGAACGAGTACGCGGGCAGCATCGCCATGTTGCGGCGGATCGAGTTGCCCGACGACGACGACAGGATCGCCGTGACCGAGTGCGGATACAGGAACAGGGCAAGCGCCGAGCCGATCGCGAGCGTCGCGTACGCGCTGTAGCCGTTCAGGCTCATCGCATCGGGTGCCTTCAGCAGCAGCTTCGCGGGCGGCACGCTCGCGAAGATGTGCCCGAAGCCGCCGAGCTTCGCCGGGATCACGATGACGGCAGCCGCGATCGTGATGTAGATCAGGATGTCCTTCACGATCGCGATCATGGCCGGTGCGCGCAGGCCCGACGTGTACGTGTACGCGGCGAGGATCGCGAACGCGATGATCAGCGGCAGGTCGCCGACGAAGCCGGTCGTGTCGAAGCCGAGCGCGCCGATCACCACCTCGATGCCGACCAGCTGCAGCGCGATGTACGGCATCGTCGCGAGGATGCCCGTCACCGCGATCGCGAGCGCGAGCATCCGGCTGCCGTAGCGCGCATTGACGAAGTCGGCGGCCGTCACGTAGCCGTGCCGCTTCGCGATGCTCCACAGCTTCGGGAACACGACGAATGCGAACGGATAGATCAGGATCGTGTACGGCAACGCGAAGAAGCCCATCGCGCCGGCGCCGAACACCAGCGCGGGTACCGCGACGAACGTATAGGCCGTATAGAGATCGCCGCCGAGCAGGAACCACGTGACGATCGTGCCGAAGCGGCGTCCGCCGAGGCCCCATTCGTCGAGATGGGCGAGATCGCCGCGCCGCCAGTTCGCGGCCAGGAAACCGATGATCGTGACGCCGATGAACAGCAGGACAAAGACAAAGGTTGCGCCGAGATTCATTGCCCACCTCCCTGCGGGCCGCTCGCCTTCCACGCGTTCTTGGTCTTGAAATAGACGAACGCGGTGATCACCGCGCTGATGAAGACCCACAACAGCTGGTACCAGTAGAAAAACGGAAAATCGAACAACTGCGGTTCGATCTTGCTGTAGGACGGTACCCAGACCATCGCAATCAGCGGCAGTACCAGCAGCCAGAGCCAGCGCTTGGCGGCCCGGTTGGCGTCGGCATCGTGAGCCATGACGTCTCCTCTTCTTTCCCGGTTATCGATCTTGTTGAGCGGGTACGGCGCCGAGAGGAGCGGCGAAACGGGTAGGCTGCGGCTCCCCTGGCTTCGCGCCAGTATAGGAGCCGCGAGCACGCGGTCAAGCAGGGGCGAACCCGAGGTGATCCGCCCCTTGTCGCGTGGTTGCACCGGCCTGCCGCCGGTGCATGAAGCGTCAGATCGCGAACGAGGTATCGCGTGCGCCGGTCGTTTCTTTCAAAGCTTTCACCCACTTGCGTGCGGGCAGCTTCAGCGTGTCTTCGATCAGCTTCGCGCGTGCGTCGAGCTGCGCGAACGGCACGTCGAGCGCGGGGCCCGAGAACGCGATCGCGATCCGGTTGCCGTCGTGCACTTCGGGCAGCGCGATCACGCGATTTTCGAACGCCGCGTTCAGGTGCTTCATGTTGCGCACGAAGCTCGGATGATCGCCGAACAGGTTGATCGTCGCGATGCCCGCGTCGGCGAGGCAGCCGCGCACCGCACGGTAGAACGCGACGCTGTCGAGCACGGGGCCGCGCGCGGTCGCGTCGTACAGGTCGATCTGGATCGCGCCCGTCGTGCCGCGGTTGGCCGGGTCGTTGACGAAGTCCCACGCGTCGGCTTCGTGCACGGCGAGACGTGCGTCGTCGGGCGGCAGCGCGAACATCGTACGCGCGGCGACGATCACGGCCGGGTTCAGCTCGACGGCCTCGACCTTCGCGTTCGGCAGGAAACGGTGCGAGAACTTGGTCAGCGCGCCGGTGCCGAGCCCGAGCTGGACGATCCGCTCGGGCGTTTCGAGGAACAGCAGCCACGCCATCATCTGCTGCGCATATTCGAGCTCGATGTGCAGCGGCTTGGAGATCCGCATGGCGCCCTGCACCCATTCGGTGCCGAAGTGCAGGAAGCGCACGCCGCCCTCTTCGGAGAACGTAACGGGCGCGAAGCGCGGCTTGCGCGGCGCCTCGAGCACCGGCACGTCGTCGTGTTCGTCGATGTCCGGGCGGCGCTTCACGCGCGGCGGCTGGAGTTTTTCGGAGCCGTTGTACGAGGACGGCTTGCCTTGCTTGAACGCACGCGCCTCGGCGGACGCGCGCTTGATCAGTCGGGTCATGATTGAATCTCGCTGGGTGATGCTGGTTTTAGCGGACGAGAGGATAGCATTGGTGGCGGCTGCGCTCCCGGATGCACGCGTCTGCCGTTTCGACACGATCGCCGCCGTGCCGCTTCTCCGGCATCCCGCCAGTTGACGATGCGAAGGATCGGCGCACCGATCGGGTCTTCTATCAGAACAACGGGCAGATCGATGTAGGCACCGTGATCCGCGACGGCACGACACTTGCGATCACACCGGCCGGCAGCACTGCACCGCAGAACTTCTACATCCTGTTGAACAGCGCGGCCGTCCAGTCGGTGAAGGCAGCGCTCACTTTCTGACGGATCGCCGCTTTCGGGAATGATCGATCGGGGTGATGACCGGACGATCGAGCGCACGACACATCACCCGGTCGTTCAGCCAACTTGCATCCGGCACGAACACACGAGATCATGCATCGCAATTGCGATGCACTCGATGGCATGATGAAAACCGCTACCTTTCCGTCCGTTCGCGTCGAGCCGGAACTGCGCGACGACACCGAGAACATCCTTCAGGAAGGCGAAACGCTGTCGAGCCTCGTCGAACAATCGATCCGCGAAGGCATCGAGCGCCGTCGCCTTCAAAGCGAATTCATTGCACGCGGCATCGCGTCGCGTGACGAAGCACGACGCGCCGGCGAGTGTGTCTCTTCCTCCGACGGACGGTGACGTTCCTTGCGGTACGTCAACAGAGAGAAAGCGACTACCACTGACGACGGGGGATCACATGACCTCAACCGACAGAAAGATCTGGTTTCCGGCGAAACGCTACGGCTGGGGCTGGGGATTGCCGGTCGCATGGCAAGGGTGGGTCGTCCTGCTGCTCTTTGTGATCGGGGTCGTGGCAGTTGCGACGCACTTGTCGCCCGCCCAATCACCGCTGGCGTTCGCGGCAAGCATCGTGGCGCTGGTGGCCGCGCTCACGGCTGTGTGCTGGCTGAAAGGTGAAAAGCCGAAGTGGCGCTGGGGCAAGGACGAATAGACAACGAAGCCACGAACTGTCGAATCGTCAGGCGCGAATCCCCCGCAACCGTGCGCGCGTCTGCTCGAACAACAACATCGCATTCGCCGGGCTCGACGAAGGCAGCACGAGCGTCTCGTACCCGGCCTGGCCGATCACACCGGCGAATCGCCCTGCCGTCTTGCCGTTGAACCACACGCGCTTCAGCAACGGCGCATGCTCCCACAGCGAATCGAAGTCCTTCGACTTCGCATTCCGGATCGCAGAATCGAGGCTACCCTGGCGATGGCACGCATCGAGAACGTCCCAAATGCCGATGCCGTGTGACAGCACGCACACGAGCCGCGCATCGTACGGCAGATCATGAATCGCCGCCTCACCGAGCACCGCCCCCGGCAACCGCCAGAACTGCGCGCTATTTTGTTCAGTTTGACACCGGCGTTGATCGGACAGCATGCTGCTGCCGCGCACGCACTTTCTTGCGACGTGACCTGCAGCGCCGTAATGTCATCGAAGCCTGCCAACATCCGCTCCGACCATACCTGCTCCATCACACGGGATTTCGTAAGCATGAGCCACATCCACTTCATTGGCGGGGAAAAAGGCGGCGTCGGAAAATCGCTCGCTGCCCGCGTGCTGGCCCAGTATTTCATCGATCGGAGCATGCCCTTCGTGGGCTTCGATACCGACCGATCGCACGGTGCGCTATTGCGGTTCTATGCCGATTTTGCCGCGCCTGCCGTGCTCGACCAGCATGACAGCCTCGATCCGGTCATGGAATCGGCGCTCGAAGATCCGCAGCGGCGCATACTGGTCGACCTAGCGGCCCAGACGCGGCAGTCGCTCGCCAAGTGGCTCGACGATTCGGACGTATTGGATTTTGCCGAAGAACACGGCCTTACGCTGACCTGGTGGCACGTGATGGACACTGGACGCGATTCGGTCGATCTGCTGCGGCAGTGGCTCGACGAATTCGGCGGACGAATCAAGCTGGTGCTGGTGCTGAATGAAGTCCGCGGCGATCGCTTCGAGATTCTGGAGGCATCCGGCGAACGCGAGAGGGCCGAAGCCCTTGGCGCCAGCGTGATTACGCTGCGCCGCTTGCCCGATACGACGATGCAGAAGATCGATCGACAAAGCGCGAGCTTCTGGGCGGCGGTCAACCATCCCGACCGCGCCGCCACCGGCCTCGGCTTGCTGGAGCGGCAGCGCGTCAAGGTCTGGCTGCATCGCACTTATGACGAGCTTGGCACGCTCGCCTTGTAGCGAGGGGCGCCGGACGGTGCGGGGTGTGCGGTGAGTTGCTGGAATGGCGCATACTGGGAAACCTGGAGGTTTCAATGGCCGATCACGACAAACTGCATCCGCTGCGTCCGTTCCTGAAAAACTGGGTTTGGGAGCACGGCCGAATCGGGACTCGCTATCTGGACTGCGTCGATGGCGAAATCAAGTTCGATGAAGGCAAGAAATCGCATTTCGCTGCCGAGAAATACATCTACGTGCCCCTCGGCAAGAACGCTGACGACGATGCATCTGCGGATGGTCCTGCGATCCACGAGGCCGGACTTGCCCGCTTTTTGCGGGCTGCGCAGTTGGGCAAGCCTGAGGAAGCCGGTTCCGTAGCGGACGTTCAGCGCGCCGTGCAGGACTGCGTGGAGATTGGCCTGTTCAGCGCGTATCAATGGGAGGCTCGAAAGGCATTCGACCGCTACGCGCAGGAACCCATGTTCGAGGACGAGATCCGCGCGGCGGTTGTCGACGACATCCGGCGAATTTACGTCGGCATGCGAGAGCAGTTGGCGCTGTACGATTTCAGCGTGCTCTACGGCTTGCCCACGCCGCTGCTGATCAGCGAGACACCCTTCATCGACTGGCGCGTGATCGCCAGTCCGGCACTTCCGTTCGTATCGCTTCCGCTGGGACCTTACTGCCTGCTGGTAGGCGCGCCGTCGGGCAGAAGTAGCCGAATCGGCCCGGTGGTCTGGAAGGCCGCTGCCGCGATGGGCCCGTTGAAGGACCACAACCGCCGGATCGAGGAGCACGCACGTCTGTGGCTGGTGGCGACCACCGATGACCAGCTCGTCGCTGCACAAAGTCGCATTGCCGCGGCCACGGGCGCCAGACACCTGCCCACCTGATACCGCTTATCCAACGCGCCTCAGGCGCGAAGTGCGCGCCAAAGCACCAGTTTCTGTTCGAACGACAACATCGCGTTCGCCGGGCTCGACGAAGGCAGCACGAGCGTCTCGTACCCGGCCTCGCCGATCACCTCGGCGAACCGCCCTGCCGTCTTGCCGTTGAAGCACACGCGCTTCAGCAACGGCGCATGTTCCCGCAACGAATCGAAGTCGTTCGGCTTCGCATTCCGGATCGCGGAATCAAGGCTACCCTGACGATGGCACGCATCGAGAACGTCCCAGATACCGATACCGTGTGACAGCATGCACACGAGCCGCGCATCGTACGGCAGGTCATGAAGCGCCGGCTCGCCGAGCACCGCCCCCAGCAATCGCCAGAACTGATTGCGAGGATGCGCGTAATACTGCGCGGCATCGAGCGACGCCTCGCCCGGAAAGCTGCCGAGGATCATCGTGTGCGTATCCGGTCCGACGACCGGCCCGAAGCCCTGCAGCATCACACACCTCCGCCCGGGCCGCCCGAACGCGGCCCGTCGCCGTGCGCATCGAGATGGCGCCACAGCGCCGGCAGCATGCACTCGGTGACCATCAGCGGCTTGCCGTGACGCTGGAACACCGAACGCCGCGCGGCGAACGCGTGCGGCGGCCGGACGCCCGCGCCAAGCGCATGGGTCGCCAGTGCATACAGCGGATGGCCGGCGATCACGCGCCGGCTGACGAGCGCCGAACGCTCGACCTGCGGATCGCTGTACAGCAGCTCCGCGAGCGGCCGCGTGCGCAGCCGCCGCATCGCCTGCCACACGCCCTTGCTGGCGGCGAGCGGCGCGATGCTGTGCGCGGCAACAAAAGGCGTGCCGTCGACCGACAAAATCACCTCGCGCACCCACATCGGCGCGCGCGGCGAACAGGCGAGCGCGTCCGGCTCGTCGAACCACGGACAGTCGACAGCCTCGCGCGTCACGCGTACGTTCACGCGGCCAAGCCGCGCGAGATGCGCGGTCAGCGATCCGCCGCGCGTCAGCCAGTCGCGCTGGTCGAGCGAGCAGCCAGGCCGCGGCGTTTCACGCCAGCCGGCCTGACCGCCGTCGAATCGCATGCGCGCGTTCACGCGGCGCGCGACAGCAGCAGCGCGTTGGTCCGCTTCACGAAGCTCGCCGGATCGTCGAGCATGCCGCCTTCGGCCAGCAGCGCCTGATCGAACAACAGATGGGCCCAGTCGCCGAAATCGGCGCTATCGGCATTCAGCTGCTTCACGAGCGCGTGCTCGGGATTGATCTCGAGGATCGGCTGCATCGCCGGCGCGTTCTGGCCGGCTGCTTTCAGCATCCGCTGCAGGTAGCCGCTCATGTCGTTGTCGTCCGCGACGAGGCACGACGGCGAATCGGTCAGGCGGAACGTGACGCGCACTTCCTTCACCTTGTCGCCGAGCGCTTCCTTCATCTTCTCGACGACCGGCTTGATCGCCTCGCCCGCCTGCTCCTGCGCCTTCTTCTCTTCGTCGTTCAACTCGCCGAGATCGAGGTCGCCACGCGCGACGCTCGCGAGCGGCTTGCCGTCGAATTCCTGCAGGAACGACAGCATCCATTCGTCGACGCGATCGGTCAGCAGCAGCACCTCGACGCCCTTCTTGCGGAACACCTCGAGATGCGGGCTGTTCTTCGCGGCCTGCCATGCGTCGGCCGTCACGTAGTAGATCTTGCTCTGCTCGGGCTTCATGCGCGACACGTAGTCGGCGAGCGACACGTCCTGCGCATCGGTGTTGCCGTGCGTCGACGCGAAGCGCAGCAGCTTCGCGATGCGCTCGCGGTTCGCGTGATCCTCGCCGAGGCCTTCCTTCAGCACCTGGCCGAATGCGCCCCAGAACGTCTTGTACTTTTCCTTGCCGGCATCGTCTT
The DNA window shown above is from Burkholderia cepacia and carries:
- a CDS encoding chorismate--pyruvate lyase family protein, with protein sequence MRFDGGQAGWRETPRPGCSLDQRDWLTRGGSLTAHLARLGRVNVRVTREAVDCPWFDEPDALACSPRAPMWVREVILSVDGTPFVAAHSIAPLAASKGVWQAMRRLRTRPLAELLYSDPQVERSALVSRRVIAGHPLYALATHALGAGVRPPHAFAARRSVFQRHGKPLMVTECMLPALWRHLDAHGDGPRSGGPGGGV
- a CDS encoding mobilization protein, which translates into the protein MSHIHFIGGEKGGVGKSLAARVLAQYFIDRSMPFVGFDTDRSHGALLRFYADFAAPAVLDQHDSLDPVMESALEDPQRRILVDLAAQTRQSLAKWLDDSDVLDFAEEHGLTLTWWHVMDTGRDSVDLLRQWLDEFGGRIKLVLVLNEVRGDRFEILEASGERERAEALGASVITLRRLPDTTMQKIDRQSASFWAAVNHPDRAATGLGLLERQRVKVWLHRTYDELGTLAL
- a CDS encoding spermidine synthase, which encodes MTRLIKRASAEARAFKQGKPSSYNGSEKLQPPRVKRRPDIDEHDDVPVLEAPRKPRFAPVTFSEEGGVRFLHFGTEWVQGAMRISKPLHIELEYAQQMMAWLLFLETPERIVQLGLGTGALTKFSHRFLPNAKVEAVELNPAVIVAARTMFALPPDDARLAVHEADAWDFVNDPANRGTTGAIQIDLYDATARGPVLDSVAFYRAVRGCLADAGIATINLFGDHPSFVRNMKHLNAAFENRVIALPEVHDGNRIAIAFSGPALDVPFAQLDARAKLIEDTLKLPARKWVKALKETTGARDTSFAI
- a CDS encoding YlcI/YnfO family protein, producing MKTATFPSVRVEPELRDDTENILQEGETLSSLVEQSIREGIERRRLQSEFIARGIASRDEARRAGECVSSSDGR
- the mctP gene encoding monocarboxylate uptake permease MctP produces the protein MNLGATFVFVLLFIGVTIIGFLAANWRRGDLAHLDEWGLGGRRFGTIVTWFLLGGDLYTAYTFVAVPALVFGAGAMGFFALPYTILIYPFAFVVFPKLWSIAKRHGYVTAADFVNARYGSRMLALAIAVTGILATMPYIALQLVGIEVVIGALGFDTTGFVGDLPLIIAFAILAAYTYTSGLRAPAMIAIVKDILIYITIAAAVIVIPAKLGGFGHIFASVPPAKLLLKAPDAMSLNGYSAYATLAIGSALALFLYPHSVTAILSSSSGNSIRRNMAMLPAYSFVLGLLALLGYMALASGVKDMPQYAPYFKAFGPNFAVPALFLEYFPSWFVGVAFAAIGIGALVPAAIMSIAAANLYTRNIHREFVNRNMSHEQETHVAKLVSLIVKVGAVAFILGLPLTYAIQLQLLGGIWIIQTLPAIVLGLYTRVLDHRGLLAGWAAGIVCGTWMAISLKLAGSIFTIHLFGLAIPGYAAVWSLIVNLVVSVVVSVLVRVMGMAHAEDRTRPEDYLDVVEG
- the tal gene encoding transaldolase: MTTALDQLKQYTTVVADTGDFQQLAQYKPQDATTNPSLILKAVQKDAYKPILEKTVRDHRNESTDFIIDRLLIAFGTEILKLIPGRVSTEVDARLSFDTQRSIDKGRELIKLYEAAGIGRERILIKLASTWEGIRAAEVLQKEGIKCNMTLLFSLVQAAACAEAGAQLISPFVGRIYDWYKKQAGAEWNEEKDGGANDPGVQSVRRIYTYYKTFGYHTEVMGASFRTTSQITELAGCDLLTISPDLLQKLQDSNETVARKLSPESLQDKPSGRVAIDEASFRFQLNDEAMATEKLAEGIRVFAADAVKLEKLIDALR
- a CDS encoding DUF3311 domain-containing protein, with product MAHDADANRAAKRWLWLLVLPLIAMVWVPSYSKIEPQLFDFPFFYWYQLLWVFISAVITAFVYFKTKNAWKASGPQGGGQ
- a CDS encoding vWA domain-containing protein, which encodes MLLNFFYALRAAKLPVSVKEYLTLLESLKAGLISPSIDAFYFLARMTLVKDEQYFDKFDQAFGAYFHGVSTLPSEAFDIPLDWLEKRLERELSPEEKAQIEAMGGLDKLMERLKALLDEQKERHEGGNKWIGTGGTSPFGHGGYNPEGVRIGGPSNGNRTAVKVWEARAYRDYDDSVEIGTRNIKVALRRLRRFAREGAAEELDLPGTIRSTAANAGWLDLRMVPERHNNVKVLMLLDVGGSMDDHIKRTEELFSAAKAEFKHLEFFYFHNCVYDHLWKNNRRRHSERTATWDVLHKFTPDYKLIFVGDATMSPYEVLQPGGSVEYNNPEAGAVWLRRLADQFPHHAWLNPEPERLWEYRQSVAVIRDLLGHRMYPLTLAGLETAMRALSK
- a CDS encoding DNA-deoxyinosine glycosylase; this encodes MLQGFGPVVGPDTHTMILGSFPGEASLDAAQYYAHPRNQFWRLLGAVLGEPALHDLPYDARLVCMLSHGIGIWDVLDACHRQGSLDSAIRNAKPNDFDSLREHAPLLKRVCFNGKTAGRFAEVIGEAGYETLVLPSSSPANAMLSFEQKLVLWRALRA
- a CDS encoding DNA-deoxyinosine glycosylase, encoding MLSDQRRCQTEQNSAQFWRLPGAVLGEAAIHDLPYDARLVCVLSHGIGIWDVLDACHRQGSLDSAIRNAKSKDFDSLWEHAPLLKRVWFNGKTAGRFAGVIGQAGYETLVLPSSSPANAMLLFEQTRARLRGIRA
- a CDS encoding VOC family protein is translated as MQVQPYLTFYGRADEALQFYEKALGAKTMFKMHFKDAPPNPDYPMTPEMADKVMHASFTIGDSMIMCSDGDCSQPAGAAHAGYSLSLNPATVEEGQKLFNALADGGEVTMPFGKTFWALGFGMAKDRFGVHWMVNVEDLSQREDLAQRAQG
- a CDS encoding benzoate/H(+) symporter BenE family transporter; this translates as MNPSPTASASRAGGRRFFADTSVSALVAGFVAMMTGYTSSLVLMFQAGRAAHLTDAQISSWIWALSIGMALTTIGLSLRFRAPVVVAWSTPGAALLIASLPGVPYAEAIGAFVVCALLLTAVGVSGLFDTLMRKIPAGIAAALLAGILFEIGIEIFRAAQFQTALVLAMFFTYLIVKRLAPRYAIVTTLIVGTAVAGGLGLLDFSRFHIALAQPVFTMPAFSIASIVSIGIPLFVVAMASQNVPGIAVLRADGYQTPSSPLIATTGLASLLLAPFGSHGVNLAAITAAICTGPEAHEDHAKRYTAAVWCGTFYLVAGIFGATIAALFAALPKALVVSVAALALFGSIMSGLANAMQDVKQREAALVTFMVTASGLTLLSIGSAFWGLVAGIVTQVILNARRPA